One stretch of bacterium DNA includes these proteins:
- a CDS encoding type II toxin-antitoxin system HicB family antitoxin — protein sequence MNYHAHIEQDGEWWVGWLVDLPGVNAQEKTREELIESLRIGDMDMLDYLTEKSRQPDLVTVELA from the coding sequence ATGAATTACCACGCTCATATTGAACAAGATGGCGAGTGGTGGGTTGGCTGGCTGGTGGACCTTCCAGGCGTCAATGCTCAAGAAAAGACCCGTGAAGAACTTATCGAGTCCTTAAGAATTGGCGACATGGATATGTTGGACTATCTTACAGAAAAAAGCCGGCAACCCGATTTGGTGACAGTAGAGTTGGCTTAA